One window of Dyadobacter sandarakinus genomic DNA carries:
- the ggt gene encoding gamma-glutamyltransferase, protein MILRYTALLATLLPVTLAAQAPVRESTGFYQFLSDDPTQKPFYSDQPGVIAKNGMVASAHPAASRVGADILKAGGNAVDAAVAVQFALAVVHPSAGNLGGGGFLVLREKDGKSYSIDFREKAPGKGHADMYLDKDGNVVPGASTLGRLASGVPGSVDGMFEAHRKYGKLPWKQLLQPAIDLARNGVVQTEREARGLNAIKKDLLDLNPGTKYFIKPDGSEWNAGDLLVQKDLAGVLKRIQKKGRDGFYNGKTARKLVKDINYKGEGIISRQDLRDYHAQWRNTITEPYKNYKIITMPPPSSGGIALVQLLRATEPFPLRQWGWHSDSAIQVMIEAERRVYADRAKFLGDPDFVKVPAETLMSQSYLQKRWSDFAWDKATDSKNISGGVLPGYESLETTHFSIVDKDGNAVAVTTTLNGGYGSRVVIKGGGFFMNNEMDDFSIKPGTPNMYGLIGNKANAIAPGKRMLSSMTPTIIEKDGKLLMVVGTPGGSTIITSVYQTILNVLEHGMTMQQAVNALKFHHQWLPDLTTFEANAFSEKTIKNLQGKGYFLEQQRNTIGRMDCILVLPDGSLEGGSDPRGDDTSVGY, encoded by the coding sequence CCTTTTTACAGTGACCAGCCCGGCGTCATTGCCAAAAACGGCATGGTCGCATCAGCCCATCCAGCCGCATCCCGAGTAGGCGCAGACATACTGAAAGCCGGCGGGAATGCAGTGGATGCGGCGGTGGCGGTACAATTTGCACTGGCCGTAGTACATCCCTCGGCCGGGAACCTGGGAGGCGGGGGATTTCTGGTACTGCGTGAAAAGGATGGTAAAAGTTACAGCATTGACTTTCGTGAAAAAGCGCCCGGGAAGGGGCATGCAGACATGTACCTGGACAAAGATGGCAACGTGGTGCCGGGAGCAAGTACGCTGGGCAGGCTGGCTTCGGGTGTTCCGGGCTCAGTAGATGGCATGTTTGAGGCACACCGAAAGTATGGAAAATTGCCGTGGAAGCAGCTGCTGCAGCCGGCTATTGATCTGGCAAGAAACGGAGTTGTGCAAACCGAGCGGGAAGCCCGCGGACTCAATGCGATTAAAAAGGACCTGCTGGACCTGAATCCGGGTACAAAATACTTTATCAAACCCGATGGCAGTGAGTGGAACGCGGGTGACCTGCTGGTGCAGAAAGACCTGGCGGGAGTTTTGAAAAGAATACAAAAAAAGGGACGTGACGGATTTTACAATGGTAAAACAGCCCGGAAGCTCGTAAAGGATATCAACTACAAAGGGGAAGGCATCATCAGCCGCCAGGACCTGCGCGACTACCATGCACAGTGGCGGAATACCATTACGGAGCCGTACAAGAATTACAAAATTATCACCATGCCTCCTCCATCCAGCGGAGGTATTGCACTGGTACAATTGCTGCGTGCGACCGAACCTTTTCCACTGCGGCAATGGGGCTGGCATAGCGACTCCGCCATACAGGTGATGATTGAGGCAGAAAGAAGGGTATATGCCGATCGTGCCAAGTTTTTAGGAGACCCGGATTTTGTGAAAGTGCCGGCAGAAACGCTCATGAGCCAGAGCTATCTTCAGAAAAGATGGAGCGACTTTGCCTGGGACAAGGCGACGGACAGTAAGAATATCAGCGGCGGCGTGCTGCCGGGATACGAAAGTCTGGAAACCACGCATTTTTCTATCGTAGACAAAGATGGTAATGCCGTCGCCGTCACCACAACGCTGAATGGAGGTTATGGGAGCAGGGTGGTGATCAAAGGCGGGGGATTTTTCATGAACAATGAAATGGATGATTTCAGCATTAAGCCAGGTACGCCCAATATGTACGGGCTGATCGGCAACAAGGCCAATGCGATTGCGCCGGGTAAAAGAATGCTCTCGTCCATGACCCCCACGATCATTGAAAAAGATGGCAAGCTGCTGATGGTAGTGGGTACGCCGGGTGGCTCGACGATCATCACATCTGTATACCAGACGATCCTTAATGTGCTTGAACACGGCATGACAATGCAGCAGGCAGTGAATGCATTGAAATTTCACCACCAGTGGCTACCCGACCTGACGACCTTCGAGGCAAATGCCTTTTCAGAAAAAACGATCAAAAATCTGCAGGGTAAAGGTTACTTCCTGGAACAGCAGCGTAACACGATCGGGAGAATGGACTGCATACTGGTATTACCGGACGGGTCACTCGAAGGCGGCTCCGACCCGCGCGGAGATGATACAAGTGTAGGGTACTAG